One genomic window of Hydra vulgaris chromosome 03, alternate assembly HydraT2T_AEP includes the following:
- the LOC124808504 gene encoding DAZ protein 1-like isoform X2 gives MECREMKRVSYESASYPELFCIIASENNEEVRNKCFLGGVPATVTEKVLEDIFSRFGRVKDVRIVTDRITAECKGYGFVTFDESDNIENLLAMKNIEVNGKKIRVRKANRRSSTQFDDVSSSTGIKNEKVLVDNQMLCISTSNEKQPILKVVSTMPLPNHLFTSSTVPSAPGFHSGQGLPGSLLFNNLSDSKEQPTFHIMQHFSNEALVQPTYVVTSQQMPYFFQQRPSVFSTFDTHLSSGYYTALGIPQLSMIMPSKNLHVFPHYNK, from the exons agtgCTTCCTACCCAGAATTATTTTGCATTATAGCTAGTGAAAATAATGAAGAAGTTAGAAACAAATGCTTTCTTGGTGGAGTACCAGCAACt GTCACAGAGAAAGTACTAGAGGATATTTTTAGCCGTTTCGGAAGAGTTAAAGATGTTCGGATTGTAACCGATCGGATTACTGCTGAATGCAAAGGATACGGTTTTGTTACTTTCGATGAAAGTGACAACATTGAGAATCTTTTAGctatgaaaaatattgaagtgAATGGGAAAAAAATTCGAGTGAGAAAAGCCAATCGAAGAAGTAGCACACAGTTTGACGACGTCTCCTCTTCAACTGGAAtaa aaaatgaaaaagttcTTGTAGACAACCAAATGTTGTGTATTTCAACTTCAAACGAGAAGCAAcccattttaaaagttgtttctaCAATGCCTCTTCCAAATCATTTATTTACTAGTTCAACTGTTCCTAGCGCTCCAGGTTTTCACAGTGGTCAAGGTCTTCCGGGAAGTCTTCTCTTCAACAATCTATCTGATTCTAAAGAGCAACCTACTTTTCATATAATGCAACACTTTTCAAATGAAGCTTTGGTGCAACCTACTTATGTTGTTACATCACAGCAG ATGCCTTACTTTTTCCAGCAAAGACCATCAGTGTTTTCTACTTTTGATACACATTTATCCTCTGGTTATTATACTGCTTTAGGAATTCCTCAATTATCCATGATTATGccttcaaaaaatttacatgtTTTCCCACATTACAATAAATAA